The genomic DNA CTCTTCGGCATCCTCCGCTTCCTGGGCCTCGGGCTCAAAATGCACTTCGACTTCTTCGCGGTTCGTGCCTGGATCGTCGAATTCTTTCTCGATCTCGAGGTGCGGATGCCCTGCTTCGCCGAGCCCCAGGAGCGCTTGCACCGAGGCGGTGGTGGCGGCCTGGGCGGTGATGGCGGTCTGCTGCTGGGCGTGGGTGGCGTTGAGCAGCAGGAGCGAGAGGGCGTGGCTGCTGCTTTGGAGCAACTGACCCACCGCCACCGCCGGCGCTTGGCCGACGGTGCTGACGTTGGTCTGGGTGACGGCGTCGGTGATTTGAGGGTTGACGGTGGTGGGGTCGGCCACGGTGAGTCTCCTTGGAGAGAGGGTTGGAAGTCAACGGATCGCAGTGAAAGCTATGCGAGCTGGGCTCTAGGGATCACCTCGACATCGAGGCGGTTACCCAGACGATCTTTCTCCAGTTCCAGGTCATAGCCTATTTGTAGGTTGAGCCAGAAGCGCTCGCTAGTCCCGAAGAATCTGGACAGTCGCAACGCCGTGTCGGCGGTGACCGCGCGCCGTCCGTGGACGATCTCGTTGATTCGGCGGGGAGGAACATTGATGCTCTTGGCGAGCCGATACTGGCTGACTCCCATGGGCTCGAGGAATTCCTCGAGAAGAATCTCTCCGGGATGGATCGGTGAGGTACCTTCGCGCATGATTCACCATGATAAGCCATGACGAAGAACCTTTCCGTGAAGTCGGACGGGATGCTTCTGAGAGGTTATTCTCCCGCCGGCTGCTCCACCTTCAAGATCTGATTCACTTCGACGTTCTCGAGCTCGGTGCGGGTGCCGTCGGGCCAGAGGACTTCCAGGCGGTCGACCTTGGTGGCGGCGGCGAGGCCGAGGAAGAGGCCGGCAGAGCGCGTCCCGCAGCCGCTTGCGTCCGGCGATGGGTCTTGGGTGCTCGATCATCCTACGCGCTCAGGGGCCGATGGGGCTTCGTCGCCGCCTTCGTCCTCGGCGGAGCGGTGGAGTCGCGGACCACGAGCTCCGGCTTGACCATCACCGGCTCGGAGCTGGTGGTCTCGCCGGCCAGGTTGCGCAGCAGGATCTCCGCCGCCATGCGGCCCATCTCTCGCAGCGGCTGGCGGACGGTGGTCAGGCTGGGGTTGTGGAAGGCGGCGCTCTGGATGTCGTCGAAGCCCACCACCGAGATGTCCTCGGGGACCCGGAAGCCGGCGTCGAGGAAGGCGCGGGTGGCGCCGATGGCGGAGATGTCGTTGAACGCGAAGAGGGTGGTGAAGTCGGAACTACGCTCCAGCAGTTTGCGGCCGAAGACATAGCCCTC from Acidobacteriota bacterium includes the following:
- a CDS encoding HigA family addiction module antitoxin, with amino-acid sequence MREGTSPIHPGEILLEEFLEPMGVSQYRLAKSINVPPRRINEIVHGRRAVTADTALRLSRFFGTSERFWLNLQIGYDLELEKDRLGNRLDVEVIPRAQLA